A DNA window from Limnochordia bacterium contains the following coding sequences:
- a CDS encoding DNA methylase encodes MVQNEKIPFVIEDVDTETVTQGPVECLGITFTNDEERREYFREKLRQKLEEPEFRQIEGFPIGSDEDILALSDPPYYTACPNPFIQDFIDYYGRPYDPNEDYHREPFAADVSEGKNDPIYNAHSYHTKVPHKAIMRYILHYTKPGDIVYDGFCGTGMTGVAAQLCGDREVVESLGYRIDDDGTILKREINEQGEVSWVPFSKLGARYAVLNDLSPAATFIAYNYNTPVDVDQFEKEAKRILKEVEAECGWMYQTLHTDGKAKGRINYTVWSDVFTCPECAHEIIFWEAAVDQEAGKVRKEFPCPYCSAILKKSNMERAWTTKYDDTLEQTIRQAKQVPVLINYSIGRKRFEKAPDEADLALIRKIEESEIPYPYPTESIPDGDKTGEPRRIGITHAHHFYTKRNLWILAAFSQRARVRSMRMLWVVTAVTEGSSLLNRERPFGLPSKLSGTLYVSSMIREINSIEFLRRKIKRYQCKSNQLRVSSECRSTTTGFYTDSSMDYIFTDPPFGSNLMYSELNFLWESWLRVYTDNVPEAIENRTQGKNLPQYQELMTRCFHEYYRVLKPGRWMTVEFHNSKNSVWHAIQEALQRAGLVVADVRTLDKKQGSFNQVVAGRAVKQDIIISAYKPNDGLEERFKLKAGTVDGAWDFVRSHLRQLPVAVIKDGKLEVITERMNYLLYDRMVAFHVERGVIVPISAGDFYEGLEQRFPQRDGMYFLPTQVNEYDRAWAKVEAVEQIEMFVHDEATAIQWLKQQLGSKPQTYQEIHPLYMKEITGWQRHEKTMELSRLLEENFLCYDGTGDVPSQICRYLSRNFKELRNVEKDDPALRAKAKDRWYVPDANKVGDLEKLRERALLREFEEYRNSNQKRLGVFRSEAIRAGFRKAWGQQDYEVIVQVGSKIPERVLQEDSRLIMWYDQASRKLRSR; translated from the coding sequence ATGGTACAAAACGAGAAGATACCTTTTGTTATAGAAGATGTGGATACGGAAACGGTTACCCAAGGTCCGGTGGAGTGCCTCGGTATAACCTTTACCAATGATGAAGAGCGCCGGGAATACTTCCGAGAGAAGCTCCGGCAAAAGCTTGAAGAACCCGAGTTTCGTCAGATTGAGGGTTTTCCCATCGGTAGCGATGAGGATATTCTTGCTCTTTCCGATCCACCGTATTATACAGCGTGTCCTAATCCCTTTATTCAGGATTTTATTGATTACTATGGTAGGCCCTATGATCCCAACGAAGATTATCACCGAGAGCCCTTTGCAGCAGATGTTAGTGAAGGCAAGAACGATCCCATCTACAACGCTCATTCGTATCATACGAAGGTACCACACAAGGCCATTATGCGGTATATACTCCACTATACTAAACCAGGGGACATCGTCTACGATGGCTTCTGTGGCACTGGCATGACTGGAGTTGCGGCTCAACTCTGTGGGGATCGGGAGGTAGTTGAATCTTTAGGATACCGCATCGATGACGATGGAACCATTCTCAAAAGAGAAATTAATGAACAAGGGGAAGTGTCCTGGGTTCCTTTTTCCAAACTTGGTGCTCGGTATGCTGTACTAAATGATCTTTCCCCGGCTGCCACCTTCATTGCTTATAACTACAATACGCCTGTCGATGTGGATCAGTTTGAAAAGGAAGCCAAGCGCATTCTAAAAGAGGTGGAAGCCGAATGTGGATGGATGTATCAGACACTGCATACAGACGGCAAGGCCAAAGGAAGGATCAACTACACGGTATGGTCCGATGTATTCACTTGTCCTGAGTGTGCCCACGAGATCATTTTCTGGGAGGCCGCGGTTGATCAGGAAGCCGGAAAGGTACGGAAAGAGTTTCCATGTCCCTATTGCAGTGCGATTCTCAAAAAGTCAAACATGGAGCGCGCCTGGACTACTAAGTATGATGACACCTTAGAACAGACGATAAGACAGGCAAAACAAGTACCCGTGTTGATTAATTATAGTATCGGAAGAAAACGGTTTGAAAAGGCACCAGATGAGGCTGACTTGGCATTAATCCGGAAGATTGAAGAGAGTGAAATTCCATACCCATATCCCACAGAATCAATCCCAGATGGTGATAAAACCGGTGAGCCAAGAAGGATCGGCATTACTCACGCGCATCATTTTTACACGAAGCGAAATCTATGGATATTAGCTGCGTTTTCGCAGAGAGCACGTGTACGTAGCATGAGAATGCTTTGGGTTGTTACGGCTGTTACAGAGGGTTCCTCACTTCTGAATCGGGAGAGGCCTTTCGGTCTTCCGAGTAAACTATCTGGGACTTTATATGTCAGTTCTATGATCAGAGAAATCAACTCGATTGAGTTTTTGCGGCGGAAAATAAAGAGATATCAATGTAAAAGTAATCAACTCCGAGTCTCATCCGAGTGCCGCTCAACAACAACGGGGTTTTACACGGATAGCTCGATGGATTATATTTTCACGGATCCACCATTTGGTAGCAATCTAATGTATTCTGAACTCAACTTCCTTTGGGAGTCCTGGTTAAGGGTTTATACGGATAACGTACCGGAAGCCATTGAAAACAGAACTCAAGGCAAAAATTTGCCACAGTACCAGGAGCTCATGACCCGTTGCTTCCATGAGTACTATCGGGTATTGAAGCCAGGCCGCTGGATGACGGTGGAATTTCATAATTCTAAAAACAGTGTCTGGCACGCGATCCAGGAGGCTTTACAGCGGGCAGGGCTTGTTGTTGCTGATGTCCGTACACTTGATAAAAAACAAGGCTCATTTAATCAAGTAGTAGCTGGCCGCGCTGTAAAACAAGATATTATTATTTCAGCATATAAACCTAACGATGGCCTGGAAGAACGATTCAAGCTTAAGGCTGGCACTGTAGATGGCGCCTGGGACTTTGTCCGGAGTCACTTGCGTCAATTACCGGTTGCCGTTATCAAAGATGGTAAATTGGAGGTTATTACTGAGCGGATGAATTATCTCCTTTATGATCGGATGGTAGCCTTCCATGTGGAGCGGGGTGTCATTGTTCCCATATCAGCAGGCGATTTCTACGAAGGTCTTGAGCAGCGTTTTCCACAAAGAGACGGCATGTACTTTCTCCCTACGCAGGTAAATGAATATGATCGTGCATGGGCCAAAGTAGAAGCGGTAGAACAGATTGAGATGTTTGTTCATGATGAGGCTACAGCCATCCAGTGGTTGAAGCAGCAACTTGGCTCCAAACCACAGACCTATCAGGAAATACATCCATTGTACATGAAAGAGATTACTGGCTGGCAACGACATGAAAAGACGATGGAGTTGTCGAGACTGCTTGAGGAAAACTTTCTATGCTACGATGGTACCGGTGATGTGCCTAGTCAGATCTGTCGCTATCTGTCCAGGAACTTCAAAGAGCTACGTAATGTGGAAAAGGATGATCCTGCCTTAAGGGCTAAGGCCAAGGATCGTTGGTACGTGCCTGATGCAAACAAGGTAGGTGATCTGGAGAAACTGCGCGAACGGGCGTTGTTGCGGGAATTTGAGGAATACCGCAACTCTAACCAGAAAAGGCTTGGTGTCTTTCGTTCTGAGGCTATTCGTGCTGGATTTAGGAAGGCTTGGGGGCAACAAGATTACGAAGTCATTGTGCAGGTGGGAAGCAAGATCCCCGAGCGCGTTCTTCAAGAAGATTCTAGGTTAATCATGTGGTATGACCAGGCCTCACGAAAGCTACGATCGCGGTGA
- a CDS encoding DEAD/DEAH box helicase, which yields MKRIEVGSWIFSTEHRQWCQVIDTQKLWGNTSYRVWLPEQDAVLRINAEDVRTMDELDLPSADQLTYVAAAAKIADSLTGDVLLAPLDSSVIPLPHQIRALSRAMSGDRVRYLLADEVGLGKTIEAGLIMRELKLRGKVKRTLVIAPRGLVTQWVAELKTHFNEELRLLIPGEFAAYRQVLKEDNIWRSFPQVVCPVDSVKPLDSRRGWSEERIAKYNEERYEDLISAGWDLIIVDEAHRLAGGHDQVARYKLGQGLAEAAPYLLLLSATPHQGKTDAFCRLMSLLDARTFIDEESITRERIQPYVIRTEKRQAIDAQGKPLFKPRRTQLIAVPWGLEHAKQNDLYDAVTDYVRKGYDQAMREKHHYIGFLMILMQRLVASSTRAIRVTLKRRLETLSTSEKGLSLLEDFPQEEWAELDGEEQTEILVKLAEAVENEQSEVKWLLDMAMRCEEEGPDVKAEALLDWIYRLQEEEREPSLKVLIFTEFVSTQEMLYEFLTGRGFLVTCLNGSMDMHERKAVQEHFTNEARILISTDAGGEGLNLQFCHVVINYDIPWNPMRLEQRIGRVDRIGQTRVVRAINLVLEDSVEHRILEVLTEKLAVILRDLGVDKTSDVLDSGQSAELFDELYINAILDPTNLEASLMKNLNQFATQAKQTKESALILGDITELKPDEAQRLSAHPLPDWVERMTTSFIRAHGGKAERLLGEWNLIWPDGEEAFGVVFTAKEARANPFARHLTLEEPRVRGLVMRLPRFAQGQPIPIIELAGMPVGVCGFWSLWEISIHTRDWNRRSILPLFVHDDGRILMPTARRIWDQLLSESIRVKGHLTREKAEEIFIDLVHNAKVQGQETFQELLRAHRQSLEQERAKGNYFFSVRREAIEKHGLSTVRRHRLKELEQELAVWQKQMVQKSRTIPDLIPLMILRLEEGRYHV from the coding sequence ATGAAGCGGATTGAAGTCGGCAGTTGGATTTTTAGCACTGAACACCGTCAGTGGTGCCAAGTTATAGACACCCAGAAGTTGTGGGGAAATACAAGCTATCGTGTTTGGTTGCCTGAACAGGATGCGGTTTTGCGGATTAATGCTGAAGATGTGCGAACCATGGATGAACTGGATCTTCCCTCGGCAGATCAGTTGACATATGTTGCCGCAGCGGCGAAGATCGCGGATTCGTTAACGGGAGATGTTCTGTTGGCGCCCCTTGACTCCTCCGTAATTCCCTTGCCGCATCAGATCCGGGCATTGTCCCGGGCAATGAGTGGAGATCGCGTCCGCTATTTACTGGCGGATGAGGTGGGTCTAGGGAAGACAATTGAGGCGGGACTTATCATGCGGGAATTGAAGCTGCGGGGGAAGGTGAAACGCACCTTAGTAATTGCCCCTAGGGGTCTAGTTACCCAATGGGTCGCTGAGCTAAAGACTCACTTCAACGAGGAGTTGCGACTATTAATCCCTGGGGAGTTTGCTGCTTATCGTCAGGTGCTCAAAGAAGACAACATTTGGCGTAGTTTTCCGCAGGTGGTTTGCCCTGTTGACTCGGTAAAACCACTTGATAGCCGGCGGGGTTGGTCGGAAGAACGTATAGCTAAGTACAACGAAGAACGGTATGAGGATCTCATTTCAGCGGGATGGGACCTAATCATTGTTGATGAGGCACACCGGCTTGCAGGTGGTCACGATCAAGTTGCTAGGTATAAGTTAGGGCAAGGATTGGCGGAAGCGGCACCGTACTTGTTGTTGCTTTCGGCAACGCCCCATCAAGGAAAGACAGATGCCTTCTGTCGTCTGATGTCTCTGCTTGATGCTCGCACCTTCATTGATGAAGAGAGCATTACCCGGGAGCGGATCCAGCCTTACGTAATTAGAACGGAGAAACGACAGGCCATTGATGCACAGGGCAAGCCACTGTTTAAACCTCGAAGGACACAGTTAATTGCAGTTCCCTGGGGATTGGAGCATGCAAAACAAAATGATTTGTACGATGCTGTTACCGACTACGTACGCAAAGGCTATGATCAAGCCATGCGGGAAAAACATCACTACATCGGTTTTTTGATGATTCTAATGCAGCGTTTGGTCGCATCAAGTACCCGGGCGATTCGTGTTACCTTGAAACGGCGGCTAGAAACACTGAGTACTTCTGAGAAAGGTCTATCGTTGCTGGAAGATTTCCCACAGGAGGAATGGGCCGAACTGGATGGCGAAGAGCAGACTGAAATACTGGTGAAGCTTGCTGAGGCTGTGGAGAATGAGCAAAGTGAAGTCAAATGGCTTCTAGATATGGCTATGCGGTGCGAAGAGGAAGGTCCTGATGTGAAGGCTGAGGCTTTACTGGATTGGATCTATCGGTTACAGGAAGAGGAACGGGAGCCTTCGTTGAAAGTGCTTATCTTCACCGAGTTCGTCTCTACGCAGGAGATGCTATATGAATTTCTTACTGGGAGAGGGTTTCTTGTTACTTGCCTCAATGGTTCTATGGATATGCATGAACGCAAAGCGGTTCAGGAGCACTTTACTAACGAGGCCCGTATTTTAATCTCAACAGATGCCGGTGGGGAGGGCCTGAATTTGCAATTTTGCCATGTGGTGATCAACTACGACATCCCCTGGAATCCGATGCGATTAGAACAGCGAATTGGTCGAGTGGATCGGATTGGCCAGACCCGTGTGGTGCGCGCCATAAATCTCGTATTGGAAGATTCTGTGGAGCACCGTATCCTAGAGGTACTCACTGAAAAACTAGCTGTAATCTTAAGGGACCTTGGGGTGGATAAGACAAGCGATGTCCTTGATTCAGGGCAATCAGCGGAACTATTTGATGAGCTATACATAAATGCTATTTTAGATCCTACCAATCTGGAAGCATCGCTTATGAAAAACCTAAACCAGTTCGCTACCCAAGCCAAACAAACGAAGGAGAGTGCCCTAATCCTTGGAGATATAACTGAGTTAAAACCTGATGAGGCACAACGCCTCAGTGCCCATCCACTTCCGGACTGGGTGGAACGGATGACTACTAGTTTTATTCGGGCCCATGGTGGCAAAGCCGAAAGGCTCCTTGGTGAATGGAACCTAATCTGGCCAGATGGTGAAGAGGCTTTCGGTGTGGTCTTTACGGCAAAGGAGGCTAGGGCCAATCCCTTTGCCCGACACTTAACTTTAGAAGAGCCTCGTGTCCGTGGACTAGTCATGCGCTTGCCCCGTTTTGCTCAGGGTCAGCCAATACCCATCATTGAATTGGCGGGCATGCCAGTTGGTGTATGTGGGTTCTGGTCTTTGTGGGAGATCTCTATCCATACCCGTGACTGGAATCGAAGAAGCATTCTCCCCTTGTTCGTACACGATGATGGTAGGATTCTGATGCCTACTGCAAGACGTATTTGGGATCAGTTGCTTTCTGAGTCCATAAGAGTCAAAGGCCACCTCACAAGGGAGAAAGCCGAGGAGATATTTATAGATCTCGTGCACAATGCTAAGGTACAGGGACAGGAGACCTTTCAAGAGTTACTGCGCGCCCACAGGCAATCCCTCGAACAAGAAAGGGCAAAGGGTAATTATTTCTTTAGTGTACGTCGTGAAGCCATTGAGAAACACGGTCTATCCACCGTTCGTCGTCATCGTCTAAAGGAACTTGAGCAGGAATTAGCGGTCTGGCAAAAGCAAATGGTGCAAAAAAGCAGAACTATTCCGGACTTGATCCCGTTAATGATCCTTCGTTTGGAGGAGGGTAGGTACCATGTCTAA
- the pglZ gene encoding BREX-3 system phosphatase PglZ, with protein sequence MSNWQRQVLKKLVPSIARLFIVSDPDGLLFEEEVFHQISGQGFHLVTFEDSIAFRYLFETKYRPYQRRGEGTLIVRYDGKDLDDLPADLLQKGHQLYISLGELFPDLNSEVVAALDRGYLDLVDEAVRAYSPHSLSANETKDFILRHVFKIVPDLIKTPADLLHVLLRRHYLGLSIPKVLDEYFIEVLQGSGRFAAWPLEEITSNRERFFSFLQERWPVFLEHLVIDGACEREESAIFGLKEPVHLPFDHSDVRVYVDSLFIDGHLQPVTFNKAELLTEKWVTVGIKIDPVADRLRRLKGLTKSIERNLPDERARHQTWLTFAYRWAELTTLTLELINDVDPSIQTRFEGLQRTVDERFSNWVKTRFAGLYNQPPNPPVMVHHIPRSLARKLSEDPKKKLALIVIDGLALDQWLVIRNTLQEQSPGLEMRERTVFAWLPTITQVSRQALFAGKPPFYFPKSIGTTKREPVLWQRFWKDQGLTQAAVKYEKGLGQVDDLTQVREVASQPTTRVMGLVINTVDNIMHGMELGALGMHNQVRQWAESGYLARLIALLLDESFEVVLTSDHGSCEAQGQGRPNEGVLAEARSERVRVFSKEVLRQRVAEGFPNSILWPPVGLPEDYLALMASDRYAFVHKGKRVVAHGGISLEEVIVPYVHILGRTI encoded by the coding sequence ATGTCTAACTGGCAGAGGCAAGTACTGAAGAAGCTAGTGCCATCGATTGCGCGGCTATTCATTGTTTCAGATCCCGATGGACTTTTGTTCGAGGAAGAAGTATTCCATCAGATATCTGGGCAAGGTTTTCATCTTGTTACCTTCGAGGATTCCATAGCTTTCAGGTACCTATTCGAAACCAAGTATCGGCCGTATCAAAGGCGAGGGGAAGGGACTCTCATTGTACGCTATGACGGAAAGGATTTGGACGATTTACCCGCGGATTTACTGCAAAAAGGACATCAACTTTATATCAGTCTCGGTGAGCTGTTTCCCGATCTTAATAGCGAGGTAGTTGCAGCATTGGATCGGGGTTATTTGGATCTGGTCGATGAGGCGGTCAGGGCATATTCTCCCCATAGTCTAAGTGCAAATGAAACAAAGGACTTCATTCTTAGGCATGTGTTTAAGATTGTGCCGGATTTAATCAAAACACCAGCAGATCTTTTGCATGTTCTGCTTCGTCGGCATTACTTAGGACTAAGTATCCCCAAGGTTTTGGATGAGTACTTCATTGAGGTACTACAAGGAAGTGGACGTTTCGCGGCATGGCCCCTTGAAGAGATTACCAGCAATCGGGAGCGGTTCTTCTCTTTTCTTCAGGAACGATGGCCTGTTTTCTTAGAGCATCTTGTTATTGACGGAGCTTGCGAGCGAGAAGAAAGTGCCATCTTTGGTTTAAAGGAACCGGTTCATCTTCCCTTCGATCACAGTGATGTACGGGTATACGTGGATAGTCTTTTTATCGACGGTCATTTACAGCCGGTCACTTTTAATAAAGCAGAACTACTTACGGAAAAGTGGGTCACTGTGGGGATCAAGATTGACCCTGTGGCCGACCGATTGCGGCGTTTGAAGGGTTTGACTAAGTCGATTGAGAGAAACCTTCCGGATGAACGGGCAAGACACCAAACCTGGCTGACTTTTGCGTACCGCTGGGCCGAGTTGACTACGCTCACGCTTGAGCTTATTAATGATGTCGATCCTTCAATTCAGACTCGGTTTGAGGGTCTGCAAAGAACAGTGGATGAGAGGTTTTCGAACTGGGTAAAAACGCGTTTTGCCGGGTTATATAATCAGCCGCCCAATCCTCCGGTAATGGTCCATCATATTCCCCGTTCGCTAGCTAGGAAGTTGAGTGAGGATCCAAAGAAAAAGCTTGCTTTGATCGTGATAGATGGGTTAGCTCTTGATCAATGGCTAGTGATCAGAAATACTCTCCAAGAACAGTCACCGGGGCTTGAAATGCGGGAGAGGACTGTATTTGCGTGGTTGCCGACAATTACACAGGTGTCTAGGCAGGCGCTTTTTGCCGGGAAGCCTCCCTTCTACTTTCCGAAGAGTATCGGGACAACAAAAAGAGAGCCGGTGCTATGGCAGCGGTTCTGGAAGGATCAAGGCCTAACTCAAGCAGCTGTCAAATATGAGAAGGGGCTTGGTCAGGTGGACGATTTAACACAAGTTCGAGAGGTAGCATCGCAACCGACAACTCGCGTGATGGGGTTGGTGATAAATACAGTGGATAACATCATGCATGGCATGGAACTGGGAGCTTTGGGGATGCATAACCAGGTTCGTCAATGGGCTGAGTCAGGTTATCTAGCTCGGTTAATTGCACTACTCCTTGACGAATCTTTCGAAGTCGTGTTAACCTCGGATCACGGAAGCTGTGAGGCACAAGGCCAAGGCCGACCCAATGAAGGTGTCCTTGCTGAGGCCCGGAGTGAGCGAGTACGGGTTTTTTCTAAGGAAGTTTTGCGGCAACGGGTGGCAGAAGGGTTTCCTAACAGCATTCTATGGCCTCCGGTGGGTCTGCCCGAGGACTATCTCGCGTTAATGGCGTCTGACCGTTACGCCTTTGTTCATAAGGGTAAGAGGGTGGTAGCTCATGGAGGGATCTCTCTCGAAGAAGTCATCGTTCCCTACGTACATATCCTAGGGAGGACAATATGA
- a CDS encoding DNA repair exonuclease: protein MTPFRFIHLADCHLDAPYATKNQRIRRLLLDAAYASFQNAVALALEEQVHAFLIAGDLFDENYLSFRGERMLMENLARLVEAGISVIYVTGNHDHGGPDSKATNLLWPDIHVIDDAFEVVEVQRGGELVGVVGGMGHSSPKTLDNLAAMFPKLDYDVPTVGLLHCQVAASVSPKEPYAPCTRNDLKDKGYDYWALGHIHKPQQVLEQPLAHYSGSLIGNNPKEDGPRGVLLVELTKDFGRVQFGPTAPIQWLRLEPDLKDVTNFAQLIERLPSLVPIKPGKLLVRIEFSGPSPLSQEIRRVAADAAEWEDLAEQITESTGALAVELKLGTLSGLKDPAEYKNAPHVLAEALAIFEELERNPEDALGLLPNLAGVREGFVDEGNRREYLVELLCNLDQELTLKMVKE, encoded by the coding sequence TTGACTCCATTTCGTTTCATACATTTAGCAGACTGTCACTTAGATGCGCCTTATGCCACCAAGAATCAGAGGATCAGAAGGCTTCTGCTGGATGCAGCCTATGCATCATTTCAGAATGCAGTAGCACTGGCTCTGGAAGAACAGGTCCATGCTTTTCTGATTGCCGGAGACCTCTTCGATGAAAACTATCTGTCCTTTCGTGGTGAACGCATGCTGATGGAGAATCTAGCCCGTTTGGTTGAGGCGGGGATTAGTGTGATTTATGTGACAGGTAACCATGATCATGGGGGACCGGACTCCAAGGCCACGAACCTACTGTGGCCAGATATTCATGTTATAGATGATGCTTTCGAAGTGGTGGAGGTACAAAGGGGAGGAGAGCTAGTTGGTGTTGTCGGTGGAATGGGGCATAGCTCACCGAAAACCCTAGATAACCTAGCAGCAATGTTTCCCAAACTAGATTACGATGTGCCTACTGTAGGTCTGCTGCATTGTCAAGTGGCAGCTAGTGTGTCACCCAAAGAGCCCTATGCACCCTGTACCAGAAATGATCTTAAAGACAAAGGTTATGACTACTGGGCTTTGGGCCATATTCATAAACCACAGCAGGTTTTGGAACAACCCCTAGCTCACTATTCCGGTAGCCTGATCGGAAACAACCCCAAGGAGGATGGTCCCCGGGGTGTGCTATTGGTGGAACTAACAAAGGACTTTGGTCGGGTACAATTTGGACCTACGGCACCGATCCAATGGCTAAGACTAGAGCCGGATCTAAAAGATGTGACCAACTTTGCTCAGTTGATTGAGAGACTGCCAAGCCTAGTTCCCATTAAACCCGGTAAGTTACTGGTAAGAATCGAGTTTTCCGGGCCAAGCCCTTTAAGTCAGGAAATAAGAAGGGTGGCGGCTGATGCGGCGGAATGGGAGGATTTGGCTGAACAGATTACAGAATCAACTGGGGCCCTAGCTGTAGAGCTTAAGCTAGGCACATTAAGTGGCTTAAAGGACCCCGCGGAGTATAAAAATGCTCCCCATGTTTTGGCCGAAGCCCTCGCCATTTTCGAGGAGCTTGAGCGGAATCCGGAGGATGCTTTGGGATTGTTACCCAACCTAGCAGGAGTCCGGGAGGGTTTTGTGGATGAGGGGAATCGGAGGGAGTATCTAGTGGAACTGCTTTGTAACCTAGATCAAGAGTTGACCCTAAAAATGGTCAAGGAATGA